A DNA window from Halorubrum sp. DM2 contains the following coding sequences:
- a CDS encoding glycosyltransferase, producing MTPQPSPSTADRRPSDAGDTADAEGDELPFVSVVIPVYNDPDGIEATLDSLRRQSFPADRYEVIVADNGSTDETRDVVREFLGAFDGLRLIVEDDVQGSYAARNAGIRATTGDVIAFVDADMVVDPGWIEAVARRMARTDAEYLACDVRLFTTGDEGAVAEYNRREDLHVERLVDELSFAPTCCLVVRRALLAEVGGFDPRLRSGGDMEFGNRVAASGRDLEYAADVVMYHPTRTTLGALLGKSRRVGRGKTQLRRHYPDRYGSPVLSALNPAAFLPPRPSFMRRAVRGWAELSARKKLVFLVVSYVESLAKAYGQLLELASPTETSADAD from the coding sequence GTGACTCCCCAACCGAGCCCGTCGACCGCCGATCGCCGCCCCTCCGACGCGGGAGACACCGCGGACGCCGAGGGCGACGAACTCCCGTTCGTCTCGGTCGTGATCCCCGTCTACAACGACCCGGACGGGATCGAAGCGACGCTCGACTCGCTCCGCAGGCAGTCGTTCCCCGCAGACCGGTACGAGGTGATCGTCGCAGACAACGGGTCGACGGACGAGACGCGAGACGTCGTCCGCGAGTTCCTCGGCGCGTTCGACGGCCTCCGACTGATCGTCGAAGACGACGTACAGGGGTCGTACGCCGCCCGAAACGCGGGGATCAGAGCGACGACGGGAGACGTGATCGCCTTCGTCGACGCCGACATGGTCGTCGACCCCGGTTGGATCGAGGCGGTGGCGCGGCGGATGGCGCGGACGGACGCGGAATACCTCGCCTGCGACGTCCGGCTGTTCACGACCGGCGACGAGGGAGCGGTGGCCGAGTACAACCGGCGCGAGGACCTCCACGTCGAGCGGCTGGTCGACGAGCTCTCGTTCGCGCCGACCTGCTGTCTGGTCGTCCGTCGGGCGCTCCTCGCGGAGGTGGGCGGCTTCGACCCGCGCCTCCGGTCCGGCGGGGACATGGAGTTCGGGAACCGCGTCGCGGCGAGCGGTCGCGACCTCGAATACGCCGCGGACGTCGTCATGTACCACCCGACGCGGACGACGCTCGGCGCGCTCCTCGGTAAGTCCAGACGAGTCGGACGCGGGAAGACCCAACTCCGGCGGCACTACCCCGACCGCTACGGCTCGCCGGTCCTCTCCGCGCTCAACCCCGCCGCGTTCCTGCCGCCGCGCCCGAGCTTCATGCGGCGGGCGGTGCGCGGCTGGGCGGAGCTGTCCGCCCGCAAGAAGCTCGTCTTCCTCGTCGTGAGCTACGTCGAGTCGCTGGCGAAGGCGTACGGCCAGCTCCTCGAACTGGCCTCGCCGACGGAGACGAGCGCCGACGCCGACTGA
- a CDS encoding right-handed parallel beta-helix repeat-containing protein translates to MNRKSDDGGSDDRTGGANLGGDPERRCGRRPYLAALGAAAASVAGCLDGNSAEPTDGSADPGADASGNGTDGDGARIEFDADRLGSRHGIEFDRVLNAVNDLGLDPSGEVAAEDDVEDALSNDGTLLAFPKGSYRFGGSVSLDAERVGILGLEAVELSPDFGFDRLLFDGQGAAVDDVLVENVDIDIRAPATTAGIRLNCRHHFHVENVEFVGRGTNPSSGGTTSAFLLAVRSENGRGVLRNVVAKKGSRIDGYEGGNGRIGVWVGWSNKGTVRIENCDFREFGNNGVYGSRTPGNVEVVGCYFLNNNVCGPRIGGAGSYVENCTVEIDLDRYTGGTVDTSTEFNTRAIVVEQGIQRTDAPALPGGAEIRGCTLHARSSPLSQSVIEQSPVARNLTVRDTEIRCDIDGTPAVRRGPVGALPFRPDRQRPPGPHWTRLRNVTVGGDASGGVAIDLQSAPGSRVTDCEITCRGADRDGVLLDSSPKSAVTGGAIRTDGHPVVVEVDPANSDDDLLCLGVGTVLERFGDDGSGIELTDPSVLRTLARSSGTDDVCLGLGPAASALLAAGSDSLRIGVDALEDGVPVGRVLNRP, encoded by the coding sequence ATGAACCGGAAGTCAGACGACGGCGGCTCCGACGACCGGACCGGAGGGGCGAATCTCGGCGGCGACCCCGAGCGACGCTGCGGCAGACGCCCCTACCTCGCGGCCCTCGGTGCCGCCGCGGCGTCGGTCGCCGGCTGTCTGGACGGGAACTCCGCGGAACCGACAGACGGCTCGGCCGATCCGGGAGCGGACGCGTCCGGAAACGGAACGGACGGCGACGGCGCACGGATCGAGTTCGACGCGGACCGGCTCGGTAGCCGCCACGGGATCGAGTTCGACCGGGTGCTGAACGCGGTCAACGACCTCGGACTGGACCCGTCGGGCGAGGTCGCGGCGGAGGACGACGTCGAGGACGCGCTGTCGAACGACGGGACGCTGCTGGCGTTTCCGAAGGGGAGCTACCGGTTCGGCGGTTCCGTGTCCCTCGACGCCGAGCGCGTCGGGATTCTCGGACTGGAGGCCGTCGAACTCTCCCCAGACTTCGGGTTCGACAGACTGCTGTTCGACGGACAGGGAGCGGCCGTCGACGACGTCCTCGTCGAGAACGTCGATATCGATATCCGCGCGCCGGCGACGACGGCCGGAATCCGGCTCAACTGTCGGCACCATTTTCACGTCGAGAACGTCGAGTTCGTCGGGCGCGGGACGAACCCCTCGTCCGGCGGGACGACGAGCGCGTTCCTCCTCGCGGTCCGCAGCGAGAACGGGCGCGGAGTCCTGCGGAACGTGGTGGCGAAGAAGGGGTCTCGGATCGACGGATACGAGGGCGGAAACGGTCGGATAGGCGTGTGGGTCGGCTGGTCGAACAAGGGGACGGTCCGCATCGAGAACTGCGATTTCCGCGAGTTCGGTAACAACGGCGTGTACGGCTCCCGAACGCCCGGGAACGTCGAGGTCGTCGGCTGCTACTTCCTCAACAACAACGTCTGCGGCCCGCGCATCGGCGGCGCGGGGAGCTACGTCGAGAACTGTACGGTCGAGATAGACCTCGACAGATACACCGGCGGGACGGTAGACACCTCGACGGAGTTCAACACCCGGGCGATCGTCGTCGAGCAGGGCATCCAGCGGACGGACGCACCGGCGCTTCCGGGCGGCGCGGAGATCCGCGGCTGTACGCTCCACGCTCGCTCGTCGCCGCTGTCGCAGTCGGTCATCGAACAGTCGCCGGTGGCCCGGAACCTCACCGTCCGCGACACGGAGATCCGCTGTGACATCGACGGGACGCCGGCGGTGCGCCGGGGACCGGTGGGAGCGCTCCCGTTCCGACCGGACCGGCAGCGGCCGCCGGGGCCGCACTGGACGCGACTACGGAACGTCACGGTCGGCGGGGACGCGTCCGGGGGCGTCGCGATAGACCTCCAATCGGCACCGGGATCGAGGGTGACGGACTGCGAGATAACCTGCCGCGGCGCGGACCGGGACGGGGTCCTCCTGGACAGCTCGCCGAAGAGCGCGGTGACCGGGGGCGCGATCCGGACGGACGGCCACCCGGTCGTCGTCGAGGTTGACCCGGCGAACTCCGACGACGACCTCCTGTGTCTCGGCGTCGGAACGGTCTTGGAGCGGTTCGGCGACGACGGGTCCGGGATCGAACTCACGGACCCGTCCGTGCTCCGGACGCTCGCCCGAAGCTCCGGGACCGACGACGTCTGTCTCGGGCTCGGTCCCGCCGCCTCCGCGCTGCTGGCCGCCGGCTCCGACTCGCTCCGGATCGGCGTCGACGCGCTGGAGGACGGGGTCCCCGTCGGGCGGGTCCTGAACCGACCGTGA
- a CDS encoding alkaline phosphatase family protein: protein MSEAGDRAFVLGLDGVPWSLVDRWTEAGELPAFAQLVAEGAAGPLRSTTPANTPVAWPSIATGTWPDRHGLYEFTKLDADHSQRPYNRTDLRVPPLWELLSPAIVANVPMTYPAGGVGEDGTMVAGMMTPTSDADGFTYPPALGEEIRERIPEYRVGLKWHRYGDDRREEFREDFAALFAARRELLRSLMEREDWRLFFFTFTAPDRLQHLIWDEDVLLDHYRELDAVLGEVMAYCDRLDATLYVVSDHGFGPVSRIVNVNRALADAGLLTPKEPTGLRAALSRTGMTKSRVLSALARIGVDDKTLVERLPASVVDRAARTVPGDHALYDVDSERTRAFLHGLGSVYVNDTDRFEDGAVDPADRDRVKADVMAALSALTDPETGDPVLSVHDGDDLNPEDEFAPDVVVEGVEGYHVKPGLADEAVVDADGIAGYHRPEGVFFARGPSIAAGATVEGASVVDVTPTLLHGLGEPVPTAAQGRVLSEAFEPGSPPATREVTRLDRRGSAAATDGPGSDEAVEERLRGLGYR from the coding sequence GTGAGCGAAGCCGGCGACCGCGCGTTCGTTCTGGGTCTCGACGGCGTCCCGTGGTCGCTCGTCGACCGGTGGACCGAGGCGGGCGAGCTACCCGCGTTCGCCCAGTTAGTCGCCGAGGGGGCCGCCGGACCGCTCCGGAGTACGACGCCGGCGAACACGCCGGTCGCGTGGCCCTCCATCGCGACGGGTACCTGGCCCGACCGCCACGGCCTGTACGAGTTCACGAAGCTCGACGCCGACCACAGCCAACGGCCGTACAACCGGACGGACCTCCGAGTGCCCCCGCTGTGGGAGCTGCTCTCGCCGGCGATCGTCGCGAACGTCCCGATGACGTACCCCGCCGGCGGCGTCGGCGAGGACGGGACGATGGTCGCCGGGATGATGACGCCGACGTCCGACGCGGACGGGTTCACCTACCCGCCGGCGTTGGGCGAGGAGATCCGCGAGCGCATTCCGGAGTACCGCGTCGGCCTCAAGTGGCACCGGTACGGTGACGACCGACGCGAGGAGTTCCGGGAGGACTTCGCGGCGCTGTTCGCGGCGCGCCGCGAGCTGTTGCGGTCGCTCATGGAGCGGGAGGACTGGCGGCTGTTCTTCTTCACGTTCACCGCGCCCGACCGGCTCCAACACCTGATCTGGGACGAGGACGTACTCCTGGACCACTACCGAGAGCTGGACGCGGTCCTCGGGGAGGTGATGGCGTACTGCGACCGGCTGGACGCGACCCTCTACGTCGTCTCCGACCACGGGTTCGGGCCGGTCTCGCGGATCGTCAACGTGAACCGGGCGCTAGCGGACGCCGGGCTGTTGACGCCGAAGGAGCCGACCGGACTCCGGGCCGCGCTCTCGCGGACCGGGATGACAAAGTCGCGCGTCCTGAGTGCGCTGGCGCGGATCGGCGTCGACGACAAGACGCTCGTCGAGCGGCTCCCCGCGTCCGTCGTCGACAGGGCGGCCCGGACCGTCCCCGGCGACCACGCCCTCTACGACGTCGACTCCGAGCGGACGCGGGCGTTCCTCCACGGGCTGGGAAGCGTGTACGTCAACGACACCGATCGCTTCGAGGACGGGGCCGTCGACCCGGCCGACCGCGACCGGGTCAAGGCCGACGTGATGGCCGCGCTCTCGGCGCTCACGGACCCCGAGACCGGCGATCCGGTGCTCTCGGTTCACGACGGCGACGACCTCAATCCGGAGGACGAGTTCGCCCCCGACGTGGTCGTCGAGGGCGTCGAGGGGTACCACGTCAAGCCCGGACTCGCCGACGAGGCCGTCGTCGACGCCGACGGGATCGCCGGCTACCACCGCCCGGAGGGCGTGTTCTTCGCCCGCGGCCCCTCGATAGCGGCCGGGGCCACGGTGGAGGGTGCCTCGGTCGTCGACGTGACGCCGACCCTGCTCCACGGGCTCGGCGAGCCGGTTCCGACGGCCGCGCAGGGTCGAGTCCTGTCGGAGGCGTTCGAACCCGGTTCGCCGCCGGCGACTCGCGAGGTGACCAGACTGGACCGCCGCGGGTCCGCCGCCGCGACCGACGGGCCGGGAAGCGACGAGGCGGTCGAGGAGCGCCTCCGCGGACTCGGGTACCGATGA
- a CDS encoding alginate lyase family protein: protein MTERDGDGASRRDLLRGAAALGAAGVLAGCGSGSNTTDSGAPEEIRDDPAVYAGFLDGNEVVAVRDRVGDDEEPWRSAYDAQLRDAERALGATPLSVVDDGSPDGVDENRFATGEERPDYQAAIEMGTRVRDLGLAYAFTSEERFAREAIELLDHWFLDPDTRMYPSGRNFGETYFSIELHITVPTLLYGAALVRDSPQWSTAEADRAELRTWVETYLADLEAGRGEQRYVGTVKNNIYAWWILARATAAAYLDDRDALSLAFGDWRERALDQLQPDGLLKHEIGRVDGLEYSVYGLKALTLTAEIARHYGVDLYGYRLPGDDESALCRAFEGHRPYVLDADEWEWGTGENGYTDTDRTAAGSVYELAHSRWSRPEFRRVVESMGRPLYERRILGWTTLTHANRFELDLG from the coding sequence GTGACCGAGCGCGACGGCGACGGGGCTTCGCGTCGCGACCTCCTGCGCGGGGCCGCGGCGCTCGGGGCCGCGGGGGTCCTCGCCGGCTGCGGCTCCGGGTCGAACACGACCGACTCCGGCGCGCCCGAAGAGATCCGAGACGATCCCGCCGTGTACGCCGGGTTCCTCGACGGCAACGAGGTGGTCGCGGTCCGGGACCGGGTGGGCGACGACGAGGAGCCCTGGCGGTCGGCGTACGACGCCCAGCTGCGCGACGCGGAGCGCGCGCTCGGCGCGACGCCGTTGAGCGTCGTCGACGACGGCTCTCCGGACGGCGTCGACGAGAATCGGTTCGCGACCGGCGAGGAGCGCCCCGACTACCAGGCCGCGATCGAGATGGGTACGCGGGTCCGCGACCTCGGGCTGGCGTACGCGTTCACGTCCGAGGAACGGTTCGCCCGCGAGGCGATCGAGCTGCTCGACCACTGGTTTCTCGACCCCGACACGCGGATGTATCCCTCCGGTCGGAACTTCGGCGAGACGTACTTCTCGATCGAACTCCACATCACCGTTCCGACGCTCCTGTACGGCGCGGCGCTCGTCCGCGACTCCCCGCAGTGGTCGACCGCGGAGGCCGACCGGGCGGAGCTCCGGACGTGGGTCGAGACGTACCTCGCTGACCTCGAAGCCGGGCGAGGGGAACAGCGGTACGTCGGAACGGTCAAAAACAACATCTACGCTTGGTGGATCCTCGCGCGAGCGACCGCGGCGGCCTACCTCGACGACCGCGACGCGCTGTCGCTGGCGTTCGGCGACTGGCGCGAGCGCGCGCTCGACCAGCTCCAGCCGGACGGCCTCTTGAAACACGAGATCGGACGGGTCGACGGGCTGGAGTACTCGGTGTACGGGCTGAAGGCGCTGACCCTCACCGCGGAGATCGCCCGCCACTACGGCGTCGACCTCTACGGCTACCGCCTCCCGGGAGACGACGAGAGCGCGCTCTGCCGAGCCTTCGAAGGCCATCGGCCGTACGTGCTCGACGCCGACGAGTGGGAGTGGGGGACCGGCGAGAACGGGTACACCGACACGGACCGGACGGCGGCGGGGTCGGTGTACGAGCTCGCGCACTCGCGGTGGTCCCGCCCCGAGTTCCGGCGCGTCGTCGAGTCGATGGGGCGGCCGCTGTACGAGCGGCGGATCCTCGGGTGGACGACGCTGACCCACGCCAATCGCTTCGAGCTCGACCTCGGGTGA
- a CDS encoding VCBS repeat-containing protein: protein MQTQRHGFRHEVIDSAPPTTKLGICLTTDLTGNGRPDVIVGGAGPETKLFVAGGRTRLPSVEGIKQATGLAGPTLFWYENPGWERHAISDVPQLGVGCALGDVDGDGRVDVLAGQGIHYNGVFWFEQPSDPRGSWERHLVTDRFEKYHDLAFGDVDDDGEPEVVGLSQRSDTVFYYDVPADPTDGPWPAENCHVVDGDSDAEGVWIGDLDGDGRTELVVGTDLYRRREGTHEWDREPIAVDWDDVRVAVGDIDADGEYEVVLAEGDSPTYGTHPGRVGLFDRRDDGWEETVIADGLFCPHSLQLADFDGNGRLDVYAAEMSLGENRIPRHYVFRNEGDGQFERTVVAEGVETHEAKAVDLTGTGLPDVVGKSYTPDHHVDVWHNERDGER from the coding sequence ATGCAGACACAACGACACGGCTTCCGCCACGAAGTCATCGACTCGGCTCCTCCGACGACCAAGCTCGGCATCTGCCTGACGACGGACCTCACCGGTAACGGTCGCCCGGACGTTATCGTCGGCGGTGCCGGCCCGGAGACGAAGCTGTTCGTGGCCGGAGGGCGGACCCGACTGCCGAGCGTGGAGGGGATCAAGCAGGCGACGGGTCTCGCCGGGCCGACGCTGTTCTGGTACGAGAACCCCGGCTGGGAGCGACACGCCATCTCCGACGTCCCGCAGCTCGGGGTCGGCTGCGCGCTCGGCGACGTCGACGGCGACGGCCGCGTCGACGTCCTCGCCGGACAGGGGATCCACTACAACGGGGTCTTCTGGTTCGAACAGCCGTCGGACCCGCGCGGAAGCTGGGAGCGGCACTTGGTCACGGACCGGTTCGAGAAGTACCACGACCTCGCGTTCGGCGACGTCGACGACGACGGCGAGCCGGAGGTCGTGGGGCTCTCACAGCGCTCCGACACGGTGTTCTACTACGACGTTCCCGCGGACCCGACCGACGGCCCGTGGCCCGCGGAGAACTGTCACGTCGTCGACGGGGACAGCGACGCCGAGGGGGTGTGGATCGGCGACCTCGACGGCGACGGTCGGACGGAGCTCGTCGTCGGCACGGACCTCTACCGTCGCCGCGAGGGGACCCACGAGTGGGACCGCGAGCCGATCGCCGTCGACTGGGACGATGTCCGCGTCGCGGTCGGGGACATCGACGCCGACGGCGAGTACGAGGTCGTTCTCGCGGAGGGGGACTCCCCCACCTACGGGACCCACCCCGGGCGGGTCGGGCTGTTCGACCGCCGAGACGACGGGTGGGAGGAGACGGTGATCGCGGACGGGCTGTTCTGTCCACACAGCCTCCAACTGGCCGACTTCGACGGAAACGGCCGACTCGACGTCTACGCGGCGGAGATGAGTCTCGGCGAGAACCGGATCCCGAGACATTACGTGTTCAGAAACGAGGGCGACGGGCAGTTCGAGCGGACCGTCGTCGCGGAGGGCGTCGAGACCCACGAGGCGAAGGCGGTGGACCTCACCGGCACCGGCCTCCCGGACGTCGTCGGGAAGTCGTACACCCCCGACCACCACGTCGACGTCTGGCACAACGAGCGCGACGGTGAACGGTGA
- a CDS encoding lipopolysaccharide biosynthesis protein: MSPLSSLRRLLTRLTPGGDLTEQTVKSGIWATITNVLDRGLQLLMIAILARMLSPADFGLLGIALLTLTAFKRFSNIGFDQALIQKASGNVDGYLNTYWSIEILRGLLLAGILVGVAPFVAGFFGEPRATPILRAIALTPLLLGLRNPGIVYFRKNLEFHKQFVYTMSGSLTNFVVALAVALATQSVWALVLGYIASDAARLLASYAVHGYRPWPELNLDIARDLFGFGKWITGSESVYFVINQGDDAVIGWLLSATSLGLYQVAYQFAKAPATEISQIISSVAFPAYSQLQDDIPALRSAFYRTLQVTMVIAFPASVGIGVVAPTFVEAVLGPGWGPAVPVMQIVAVYGLLIALGSAYSPVWKALGRPDYMAKLGVFRLVLTAAIIIPVTREFGIVGTAAAVLGVYVFPVMPIDVYLVIKSVETSLGRLLREIAYPAVASLLMGGVVLWLQATLTLEWAILELVVLVAAGVAVYGAAVGLFETQLNWELRETLRNFAGAI, encoded by the coding sequence ATGTCACCGCTCTCTTCACTCCGACGGCTTCTCACCCGCCTCACGCCCGGCGGCGATCTCACCGAGCAGACGGTGAAAAGCGGCATCTGGGCCACGATAACGAACGTCCTCGACCGCGGCCTACAGCTGCTGATGATCGCGATCCTCGCCCGGATGCTCTCGCCGGCGGACTTCGGCCTGCTCGGTATCGCCCTGTTGACGCTGACGGCGTTCAAGCGGTTCTCGAACATCGGGTTCGATCAGGCGCTCATCCAGAAGGCGTCGGGGAACGTCGACGGCTATCTCAACACCTACTGGAGCATCGAGATCCTCCGCGGACTCCTGCTCGCCGGCATCCTCGTGGGCGTCGCGCCCTTCGTCGCGGGCTTCTTCGGTGAGCCCCGCGCCACCCCGATCCTCCGGGCCATCGCGCTCACGCCGCTACTCTTAGGGCTTCGCAATCCCGGTATCGTCTACTTCAGGAAGAACCTCGAGTTCCACAAGCAGTTCGTCTACACGATGAGCGGCTCGCTGACGAACTTCGTCGTCGCGCTCGCGGTCGCGCTCGCGACGCAGAGCGTCTGGGCGCTCGTCTTGGGATACATCGCCTCCGACGCCGCGCGATTGCTGGCGTCGTACGCCGTCCACGGCTACCGCCCGTGGCCCGAACTCAACCTCGACATCGCCCGCGACCTGTTCGGGTTCGGGAAGTGGATCACCGGCTCCGAGAGCGTCTACTTCGTCATTAATCAGGGTGACGACGCGGTCATCGGATGGCTACTGTCCGCCACGTCGCTCGGATTATATCAGGTCGCGTACCAGTTTGCCAAGGCACCGGCGACGGAGATCTCGCAGATCATTTCGAGCGTCGCCTTTCCGGCGTACTCCCAGCTTCAAGACGACATCCCCGCCCTCAGGTCGGCGTTTTACCGAACGCTTCAGGTGACGATGGTGATCGCGTTTCCCGCCTCAGTGGGGATCGGGGTCGTCGCGCCGACCTTCGTCGAGGCCGTCCTCGGACCCGGGTGGGGGCCGGCGGTGCCGGTGATGCAGATCGTCGCGGTGTACGGCCTCCTCATCGCGCTGGGGTCGGCGTACTCGCCGGTGTGGAAGGCGCTCGGTCGCCCCGACTACATGGCGAAACTTGGCGTCTTCCGGCTCGTGTTGACGGCGGCGATCATCATTCCAGTCACCCGCGAGTTCGGAATCGTGGGGACCGCGGCGGCCGTCCTCGGCGTCTACGTCTTCCCGGTGATGCCGATCGACGTGTACCTCGTGATCAAGTCGGTCGAGACGAGCCTCGGTCGGCTGCTCAGAGAGATTGCCTACCCGGCCGTCGCGAGCCTCCTCATGGGCGGGGTCGTCCTCTGGCTCCAGGCCACGCTGACGCTCGAATGGGCGATCCTCGAACTGGTCGTCCTCGTCGCGGCCGGCGTCGCGGTGTATGGGGCCGCGGTCGGGCTGTTCGAGACCCAGCTGAACTGGGAACTGCGCGAGACGCTCCGGAACTTCGCCGGGGCGATCTGA
- a CDS encoding glycosyltransferase family A protein: MVPRSHIEPMDTPDRPLVSAVVITCDRPEKLVGALASLRRQTYPNLELVVVDGSREPVESLVRRCAGDLPVTYRRDDGEGPGAARNLGIRATNGEYVAFLDDDDRWLPEKTERQVAAFDPGVVAVYTGQFAVRDGERVGGRTSSLSGDVTEELLRGAACGPTSTVMVRRSAIDAVGGFDEELPIWEDREWYVRLSKRGAFRPVPEELVQRGFGEYDQLTDDFEAARDVAYPRFLATHRELAAEYGPDCERALVASLSRKLGATAMENGRYADARRWLSCSLRHEPGRARTWIYLALSLGGSPAWNGVRRVRRAYESLAAVRP; this comes from the coding sequence ATGGTTCCCCGAAGCCACATCGAACCGATGGACACACCGGACCGGCCGCTGGTCAGCGCGGTCGTGATAACCTGCGATCGCCCGGAGAAGTTGGTGGGCGCGCTCGCCAGCCTCCGCCGACAGACGTACCCGAACCTCGAACTCGTCGTCGTCGACGGCTCCCGAGAGCCGGTCGAGTCGCTCGTGCGCCGCTGTGCCGGGGACCTTCCGGTGACGTACCGCCGCGACGACGGCGAGGGGCCGGGCGCTGCCCGGAACCTCGGCATCCGCGCGACGAACGGAGAGTACGTGGCGTTCCTCGACGACGACGACAGGTGGCTTCCCGAGAAGACCGAGCGGCAGGTGGCCGCGTTCGACCCCGGGGTCGTCGCCGTCTACACGGGGCAGTTCGCGGTGCGGGACGGCGAGCGCGTCGGCGGCCGGACCTCGTCGCTATCCGGGGACGTGACCGAGGAGCTCCTCCGCGGAGCCGCCTGCGGTCCCACCTCGACGGTCATGGTCCGGCGGTCTGCGATCGACGCCGTCGGCGGGTTCGACGAGGAGCTCCCGATCTGGGAGGACCGCGAGTGGTACGTCCGGCTCTCGAAGCGGGGGGCGTTCCGGCCGGTCCCCGAGGAGCTGGTCCAGCGCGGGTTCGGGGAGTACGACCAGCTCACCGACGACTTCGAGGCCGCCCGCGACGTCGCCTATCCCCGGTTCCTCGCGACCCACCGGGAGCTGGCCGCCGAGTACGGTCCCGACTGCGAGCGCGCGCTCGTCGCGTCGCTCTCGCGGAAGCTCGGCGCGACCGCGATGGAGAACGGACGGTACGCCGACGCGCGCCGCTGGCTATCGTGCTCGCTCCGGCACGAACCGGGTCGGGCGCGGACGTGGATCTATCTGGCGCTGTCGCTCGGGGGAAGTCCGGCGTGGAACGGGGTTCGACGGGTCCGACGGGCGTACGAGTCGCTCGCCGCCGTCAGACCGTGA